In a single window of the Dreissena polymorpha isolate Duluth1 chromosome 3, UMN_Dpol_1.0, whole genome shotgun sequence genome:
- the LOC127874935 gene encoding short-chain collagen C4-like, which produces MFRCITVVCLLQSVYSIDPTSTFEYEYHVLAKLVELDQFKAETAMKVAALENQLQSCTANSQKHTSATYVHWGMRTCPNVTGTTQVYTGQAAGGHYTHPGSGEYICLPSDPEYDQYNDVSDPTRSLMYGAEYETQSNPAFSNLHQNDVPCAVCLARGKTTLMIPGRTTCYSGWSKEYQGYLMGELHSHHGKGYVCMDKYAEPLHSSVADLNGALFYMVEGRCGTLQCSPYVEGREIACVVCSFRS; this is translated from the exons ATGTTTCGTTGCATTACGGTCGTGTGTTTGCTGCAAAGCGTCTACTCTATTGATCCGACCAGCACGTTCGAATATGAATACCACGTGCTTGCGAAACTGGTCGAGCTTGACCAGTTCAAAGCGGAAACAGCAATGAAAGTTGCAGCCTTAGAAAACCAACTGCAAT CTTGTACTGCCAACTCACAAAAACATACGTCAGCGACGTACGTTCACTGGGGTATGAGAACATGTCCCAATGTCACAGGCACTACACAGGTGTATACAGGACAGGCAGCCGGTGGACATTATACCCACCCTGGCTCTGGTGAATACATTTGCCTGCCAAGCGACCCAGAGTATGACCAATACAATGATGTGTCCGATCCGACAAGATCTTTGATGTATGGCGCTGAGTACGAAACACAATCAAATCCTGCATTCAGCAATCTCCACCAGAACGACGTTCCGTGCGCTGTCTGTCTTGCTAGAGGGAAAACAACTCTGATGATTCCAGGACGTACAACGTGCTACAGCGGCTGGTCGAAGGAGTACCAGGGATACCTGATGGGGGAGCTTCATTCACATCACGGCAAAGGGTATGTCTGCATGGACAAATATGCCGAGCCATTGCACTCAAGCGTTGCAGACCTAAATGGAGCCTTGTTTTACATGGTTGAAGGTCGATGCGGCACTCTGCAATGCTCTCCGTACGTAGAAGGAAGAGAAATTGCGTGCGTCGTCTGTTCCTTCCGTTCATAA